TAGATATTAGACAATGACTGAAACATAAGCGTGGGGCATGAGGCAGAGACCTCTCTTGTCTTACGTTAGAGGAACTTTCAAATCAGGTTTCATtgtaagaccatttacaatgggggtgttgaaaaaattattcaataattgaatgtctacaatggtttgttgaatgaggtgtttaatgtgatgtggattaattggtgttgaaaagattcaacatgttgaatgagaaaaaagtggggccacatgcaacactttacacaattttattggttgttgtgattatttagattttattttcttttaatcatttaaaattaattatttcatagtaaataaattttttatttatttttatttttatcaaaattcattatttttttcctctataaatagagacttggttcatttgatttggactcataaaaaaaaattcacttttttctctcaattttttttctatttagccttAAAAAAATCATTGTTTGTAGCTCTAAACATCCTtgtagtgaaatggatcccaacaATAACCCTTTTAACACCCTGAGGCAAGTGAGTCTAGTACACCGGAGTCATTCTCGACCGAGGTGCTACCTGCATTTGCGAATCACGTGCGTGCTAGATCTGTGATGCGTGATTCAAATGTACATCACGAATTGCAAGCAGATCTAGTCAAACACATATGGGAAAAGTTCGGAatatttcataattaaataaattgtttgtgagccgagtctattgtactaattaaattatgtgtgtttcattttttgtgtgtttcttttttagtgtgttgtgtgtttagtgtatttattgcatttttaagtttttttataattttatttttttaaaaaataactatttttacatctcttatttattacttgcaagaaaaaaaattaagaatagaaaattagaaaaaataaataaattattaaatttaaaaaaaaaaagtttaaatattaattattttaatttaattttaattgataatagatattaatatataatcataaaaacaaaactttaaaagaaaataagaatatgatgtggggtagggtgttgaattttattaaacaaaaccattgtagtgaaaaaaaattgaataggtgttgaattattaggtggaagagagagaagatgatgtggaagataaaaagtgaaaaagtatggtgttaaccattgtacatagtctaagAAGAAAATATTGTCCACTTGAATCAAttgaaatataattaataaaaaaaaaaaagttacgtACACTTTAAAAGGTATGCACATTACACGTCTCTCTTACAATATTAATTTTTCTGTAACAAAAATATTTACTCCTCCAATATTCGTTAAATACCcttattttatgcatattttgAGACAGAAAAAAGGAGTGAAGATTAAAGCTAAGATTCCAATGATCACTCTTTCAAAGCTTCTCATCGCTTTATTCTTTGGTCTCATAATTTTGTTATTCACCACTAAGTTCTCAAATTTCTTCACTATTGAAATCTTCTCTAATAACCAAGAAAGCAATCTATTGCAACAAAGCTTCAAACCCTTTCTAAAGCGGTTGAATAGTCGATATGCTTTCATTGATTTAAAAAACATTGAAAATTCATATTCTATTACTCCGTTGTTGCTCCCAGATTCTCTAGAAACTCTCAAAAACCGTCTTATTTCTCTCGATACAAGCAAGTGTTTTCCCACGAATTTACCCCGTCACGCAATAACACGCAACAATTGCTGTCCTCCTATGCAATCACCATTTAAGTTCAAAGAATTTGAATTCAAAGACTATGATGCATCTTCAAATTTTCCTCTTAGAGTTAGAAAACCATGTCATTTAGTTGATGAAGAGTTTATAGCCAAATTTGAAAAAGGCATAGCTCTCATGAAAGCATTACCTAAAGATGATCCACGTAGTTTCTATCAACAAGCTAAAGTCCATTGTGCTTATTGTAATGGTGCTTATCATCAACAATACCCTTTTGAGAATCTAAAAATTGATATTCATAGATCAtggttcttttttcctttccacCGTTGGTACCTTTATTTTTTTGAGAGAATCTTAGGTAATTTAATTGGTGACCCAAATTTTGCTCTACCCTTTTGGAGTTGGGATACTATAGATGGCATGCAAATCCCACCCTATTTCACACACATGAATTCTTCACTTTATCATAAACTAAGAGACATGAACCACATTTCACCACATATTGTAGATCTTCAATTCATTGGAGATGAGAATTTTGTCTCTTCTCAAAAACAAATTTCTCTCAACATTGCTGCTATGTATAAACAAATGGTTTTAGCTTCTACTAAAGAATTATTCATGGGAAGTCCTCTTAGACATGGAGATGAGTCACATCCAGGTATTGAatcattaaatatgtttaatacaATACGTTCAGTGGcggagaaagaaattttagggaGTCTGGGCAAAATTTTTActatgtttttactaattttacaccatatttttactaattttatctaaaaaatttgcgcttcattttattcaaaaatttcacaccatatttttactaattttgttcctaattttgtctaaaaattattaatttttctcCTGatattgtctaaaaatcgactattaggtGGAGAGTATAAACCGAAAGGATGGATTGAGCCCGAGCGCGTGCCCGGGTTCGCGGGGCTGTAGCTTCGCCCATGACTGTCTTTTAGGGCGTGCAAGAGGGCTGCCGCACAGTATCTAAAATTTAGTCTTGATTAAACAAcatctcataaaatatttgtcacgGCTAAATCATAGTTAAatataacttttatttatttaaaccgTAGTTAATCTACACGGGTCTCCATGAGACGGCCCTAGTTGTATTtattatatactatttttatGGTCACTTATCAAAACTTTTTGCATCTTTTTCTTGTAATAGGTATTGGTTCAATTGAAAATGCACCTCATAACACGGTCCACAAATGGATTGGTGCTGCTGATACACCAAATCGTGAAGACATGGGAACATTCTATACAGCTGCTAGAGATCCTATATTTTATCCTCATCATTCCAACATAGATAGAATGTGGGCCATATGGAAAAAATTGggacaaggaagaagagactATAGTGATGATGAAGATTGGTTGAATTCTAGTTTTTTCTTCTACGATGAAAATGCAACTCTTGTTCGTGTTAAAGTAAGAGATTGTCTTGATACAAAAAAACTAGGTTATGTTTATCAAGATGTTGATCTTCCATGGCTAAATTTTCAACCTACATCAAAAAGAATGAGTAAGGAACAAAGGGAAGCTAAAAGAGCTAAAATTTTGAGTTCAAAGGAGAGAGAGAATTTTCCTTTAGTTTTGGATTCAATAAAAAGTGTCATTGTGAAGAGACCTAGGAAGTTGAGGAGTGAGTTGGAGAAAGAGAATGAGGAAGAGGTTTTGGTGATGGAAGGGATTGAATTTGAAAGTGATCAATATATCAAATTTGATGTtcatgttaatgatgatgaagatgagttGAGTGAGCATGATCAAACTGAACTTGTGGGAAGTTTTGTTAGTTTGCAGAATGGTCATAAGAGTAGAAGAATAAGTACATGTTTTAAGGTAGGGGTGTCAAAAGTATTGGAGAATTtggaaggtgatgaagatgatgattttgTGGTTACTTTGG
The Vicia villosa cultivar HV-30 ecotype Madison, WI linkage group LG6, Vvil1.0, whole genome shotgun sequence genome window above contains:
- the LOC131612080 gene encoding polyphenol oxidase I, chloroplastic-like; this encodes MITLSKLLIALFFGLIILLFTTKFSNFFTIEIFSNNQESNLLQQSFKPFLKRLNSRYAFIDLKNIENSYSITPLLLPDSLETLKNRLISLDTSKCFPTNLPRHAITRNNCCPPMQSPFKFKEFEFKDYDASSNFPLRVRKPCHLVDEEFIAKFEKGIALMKALPKDDPRSFYQQAKVHCAYCNGAYHQQYPFENLKIDIHRSWFFFPFHRWYLYFFERILGNLIGDPNFALPFWSWDTIDGMQIPPYFTHMNSSLYHKLRDMNHISPHIVDLQFIGDENFVSSQKQISLNIAAMYKQMVLASTKELFMGSPLRHGDESHPGIGSIENAPHNTVHKWIGAADTPNREDMGTFYTAARDPIFYPHHSNIDRMWAIWKKLGQGRRDYSDDEDWLNSSFFFYDENATLVRVKVRDCLDTKKLGYVYQDVDLPWLNFQPTSKRMSKEQREAKRAKILSSKERENFPLVLDSIKSVIVKRPRKLRSELEKENEEEVLVMEGIEFESDQYIKFDVHVNDDEDELSEHDQTELVGSFVSLQNGHKSRRISTCFKVGVSKVLENLEGDEDDDFVVTLVPKGGIGEVIIGNVMIEFLPKD